A stretch of DNA from Methanobrevibacter gottschalkii DSM 11977:
TTTCGGCTTTTGAAGAATCTTTGGACATTGGTGCAGGATTTTCAGGTGGACCTTTACAACCACCTTTAGGACATATGACTGCTGATGCGATTTTAGCACTTAAAGTTTTACTTTCAACAAATGGAGATATTGATCAAGCTGCAGAAAAAATCAAAGAAATTAAAACTAATTTCTGGTTAGAACCTGAAATAGCAAAAATAGCTACAAACACCATTGCACGTAAATCAGAACAAGTAAGAAGAGGACCAGTTACACGTGCAATGATTTTAGCAACTGAAGGTGCATTAACTAAAGAAACTTTAAGGATTGCAGAATTTACACAAGAAAAAATCACTGAAGGAATGGATTTAAGTGATATTACAAAAGCACTAGATGATGAAAAACTTAATAATGTTTGTAAGGCGGCATCTAGTTTATTTAGTGGAATGATGGATAAGGACATTAAAATCATGATTACTAAATATGCTGGAAGATCACGTAGGAAAGAAAATCCATTTTTAGATAATTATGCTGGTTTTGATACTAATGTCGATGTTGAAATAGAAATTGAAGGTGAAAAAATAGTTATGGAAAAATTAGCCAATGAAATAATTCCTGATGCGGTTGTTAATAAAAAACAAGATGTATTGGAAGTTTTACCTCTTGCATCAGTTCCTGTTACAGAATTACAACTTTGCGGACACACTATCGTTAATGTAATTGTTCCTGCTGCCGTTGCAGGTGCAATGGGTGTTGATGAAAGTGAAGTCATTGCTAAAAAAGCAACAAAAGGTGCTTATATAACTTCATCTATTCCTGGTGGAATTGAAAGGGCAAGAGATGTGGCTAAAAGAGCTGCAAATATAATGAAAGATTTAAATTAAATCTTTTATTTTTTTATTTTTTGATATTATGTTAATAATGACTACAATTGATGATTTGCCACCTGAAGGAATTCCCTATATTACTGAAAAAATAATGGATAGTGGTGCTAAAAACATCCATATTTTAAATGCATATACCAAAAAAGGAAGAGTTGAATATATTATTTTAGTTGATTTTGAAGAAAAATATTTGGATGATATTTCAAGTCTTTTAGCATTAGAATTTGGAACTATTGGTATGAAATTATTTGATTATAAACATATTAGATTTCCATATAAATTAGATGAAAAATCATTTTTAATTAATATTAATCACTGCTCTTTGGAAAGTAAAGTTAAAATTAAATATTTATTTGATTCAGATGAAAAACTTATTTCTTTAAAAGCTGAATATGATGATTTAAAAAGGTTAGCTATTACTTTAAATAAAAAAGGTTTTGATGTTTCATTTTCCAAGTTAAAAACAATTATTGAAGCTGAAGCATATATTAATTCCATTGAATTAAATGAACTTAAAATTTCTTTGTAATTAATTATTTAAATCAACATAATCAATATTATTATAATTACTTTTTAGGTGATACTTTGAATTTTAATTTAAAAGAAGTGTTTTTAATATTTGTTCGTGGAGTATTGATGGGTTCTGCTGATATTGTCCCTGGTGTTTCTGGTGGAACAATTGCATTGATTACTGGAATTTATGGTCATTTGGTAGAAGCAATTAGCAATATTCGTTTCGGTTTTTTAAAACCCTTGTTTAAGGGTGATTTTGATGGTTTTGTAAATAGTATTCTTGATGAAATCGATTTTAAATTCCTTATACCTTTAATATTAGGTATCGGTGTTGCATTTTTAACTCTTGCAAAAGTTGTTACTTATTGTATGGATGTATATACTGCATTTACTTATGCATTCTTTTTAGGTTTAATTATAGCTTCAGCTGTTATTTTATTCAAAAAACTCAATCATATTAACTTTAAAAACATATTATTCGCTTTAATAGGTTGTATTTTGACATTTATATTTGTAAGCTTAAACCCGATTGCCACCAATCATTCCTTACTTGTATTATTTATTTCAGGAATGATAGCTATTTGTGCAATGATTTTACCGGGTATTTCAGGTTCATTCTTATTATTGCTTCTTGGACAGTACAAATACATGTTAAATGCCCTTCATAATTTTCATCTTTCAGAAATTATTGTTTTTGTAGTTGGTGCACTTATTGGAATTCTTGGATTTTCAAAAATCTTAAATTATTTACTTAAAAACCATGAAGAGATAACAATGGCTTTTCTTATTGGTGTAATGATTGGATCTCTAAGAGTTCCATGTGTAGAAATTGCAAACTCAATTAGTATAAACATTGCTAGTTTATTCCCATGCTTAATTGTTGCCGTGATTGGTTTTGCAATAATTATTGTCTTGGAAACTAGATTTGATTATATTGATTAAATGAATGTTATTTGATTACTTTTTTATTATTTTTTTTAATATTTTTACTACTTGTCAAATTTTATACAAGTTAAACGTGGTTTTCATGTGAAATCTCCATGTATATATAGTATTTATTGATGTTTTAATGCAGGGTTTAAAAACTTATTAACAATTAAGAATATAATTAATTACAATGCTAGTTTTAAAAATGATTAAAAAACAGTGGAGATTATATCCGATTGGTTCACCAAAAGGTGCTTTGAACCGTAAAAGAGAACCTGATTTCGTTGGTAATATAAAATTTTCAAGAAATGGGGATGTTCTATCAATTTCAAGATTTGTTGCCGATTATAATTTCAATGATAACTCCACATTAAATGAAAAGTTAATGCCTCCGGGGGAAGTAATTAAGCTTCTACGCTCACAAGCTGTTTTTCTTGCAACTCCTGATGATGATGTGGAGAAGTTTTTAAGATCCCTTAATATCAAAGTTAGAAAAACTCAAGTCTGTGACTTTTGTGCCTATGAGGGTGATATTACAATTGTCAACTCTTCCTATTCATATAAGTACCACAATCAATTAATATGTAGGAATTGTGCATTTGATACGATAAAACAAGAAATCAAACTTCAAGGTTTCGATAAAAAGATTTTTAGAAATTTAAAATCTACTCTTGAAAAAACAGGAAATCTGGAAAAAACATTATCAGTTCTTGATCCTCACTTTGATCCTTTAGGGAATACTAATTTAACATTATTTGATAAAACAAAAAAATCAAAGCATATCATACCTCCAGTTGATATGAAAAGGCTTAAAATTCCTAAAAACTTTAAAAAAGTTCTTTTGGAATCTGGAAATACCAAATTGCTGCCTGTTCAATATTTGGCTATTAAGGAAGGTCTTCTTAAGGGTGA
This window harbors:
- the larC gene encoding nickel insertion protein, producing MLIMTTIDDLPPEGIPYITEKIMDSGAKNIHILNAYTKKGRVEYIILVDFEEKYLDDISSLLALEFGTIGMKLFDYKHIRFPYKLDEKSFLININHCSLESKVKIKYLFDSDEKLISLKAEYDDLKRLAITLNKKGFDVSFSKLKTIIEAEAYINSIELNELKISL
- a CDS encoding DUF368 domain-containing protein; this encodes MGSADIVPGVSGGTIALITGIYGHLVEAISNIRFGFLKPLFKGDFDGFVNSILDEIDFKFLIPLILGIGVAFLTLAKVVTYCMDVYTAFTYAFFLGLIIASAVILFKKLNHINFKNILFALIGCILTFIFVSLNPIATNHSLLVLFISGMIAICAMILPGISGSFLLLLLGQYKYMLNALHNFHLSEIIVFVVGALIGILGFSKILNYLLKNHEEITMAFLIGVMIGSLRVPCVEIANSISINIASLFPCLIVAVIGFAIIIVLETRFDYID